One genomic region from Conexibacter woesei DSM 14684 encodes:
- a CDS encoding TolB family protein — protein MPSCSLSPARGAARGLAALALAAGIASVPGLAASSSAAAAARSEIYGVCNGRDLCVVDPATRRVTRVARGSAGAPYRGVSATPNGRTIAFARGTRIFRAGPRGADARQVGGGMTPLVSPDGRAVTWRGEIQVQQCDPFGGCAQVQTFALFRRANGEARPTVVEAYSYSSAWWGTRLVSQNTRRGAEADEISLLDGDGRPVRSLTNDPARSYTSPALSPDGSLLAAISEPLPTGDADPTFKGRVELFDPDTGARVRVLTESATDDVPSFSPDGRQLAFNRGRDLYVVATRGGRARRVAANFVLSGPSWARAR, from the coding sequence ATGCCCTCCTGCTCTCTCTCCCCGGCGCGCGGCGCGGCGCGCGGGCTCGCGGCCCTGGCGCTCGCCGCGGGGATCGCGTCCGTGCCCGGCCTCGCCGCTTCCTCGTCCGCTGCCGCCGCGGCCCGCAGCGAGATCTACGGCGTCTGCAACGGACGCGACCTCTGCGTCGTCGATCCCGCGACGCGCAGAGTGACGCGCGTCGCGCGCGGATCCGCGGGAGCGCCGTACCGCGGCGTCAGCGCGACGCCGAACGGCCGCACGATCGCGTTCGCGCGCGGCACGAGAATCTTCCGCGCCGGCCCGCGCGGGGCTGACGCCAGACAGGTCGGCGGTGGGATGACGCCGCTCGTCAGCCCCGACGGCCGCGCGGTCACCTGGCGAGGAGAGATCCAGGTGCAGCAGTGCGACCCGTTCGGCGGCTGCGCGCAGGTACAGACGTTCGCGCTCTTCCGGCGCGCGAACGGCGAGGCGAGACCGACCGTCGTCGAGGCGTACTCCTACAGCAGCGCGTGGTGGGGCACGAGACTCGTCTCGCAGAACACGCGCAGAGGCGCCGAGGCCGACGAGATCTCGCTGCTCGACGGCGACGGGAGACCGGTCCGCTCGCTCACGAACGACCCGGCGCGCTCGTACACGAGCCCGGCGCTGTCGCCCGACGGCTCGCTGCTGGCGGCGATCTCCGAGCCGCTGCCGACGGGCGACGCCGACCCGACCTTCAAGGGCCGCGTCGAGCTGTTCGACCCGGACACCGGCGCGCGGGTGCGGGTGCTGACCGAGAGCGCGACCGACGACGTGCCCTCGTTCAGCCCCGATGGGCGGCAGCTCGCGTTCAACCGCGGGCGCGACCTGTACGTCGTCGCGACGCGCGGCGGAAGAGCCCGCCGCGTCGCCGCGAACTTCGTGCTCAGCGGCCCGAGCTGGGCTCGGGCGCGCTGA
- a CDS encoding magnesium and cobalt transport protein CorA: MCGVIVDCAVYEDGRRREGDLPLGMACEASRGDGAFVWLGVAEPSAEQFDAIAREFDLHELAVEDAVNAHQRPKLERYGETLLAVVKTVHYVDDEEVIEVGELLIFVNPEFVLTVRHGRGPLTAVRERLERRPDLLTHGPSAVLYGILDRVVDDYETAAQRVDTAIQEVESDLFSPERTNPAERIYMLEREVLEFHRAVVPFAAEVDQLARGHFDVVPDQLRDYYRDVHDHLRRVGGRIGGFRELLTSALQANLTQVAVRQNEDMRKISAWVAILAVPTMIAGIYGMNFEHMPELRWTFGYPLVLCVIATACTLLYRRFKRDGWL, encoded by the coding sequence GTGTGCGGCGTGATCGTCGACTGCGCGGTCTACGAGGACGGCCGGCGGCGCGAGGGCGACCTGCCGCTCGGGATGGCGTGCGAGGCGAGCCGCGGCGACGGCGCGTTCGTCTGGCTCGGCGTCGCCGAGCCCTCGGCGGAGCAGTTCGACGCGATCGCGAGGGAGTTCGACCTGCACGAGCTGGCCGTCGAGGACGCCGTCAACGCGCACCAGCGGCCGAAGCTCGAACGCTACGGCGAGACGCTGCTCGCCGTCGTCAAGACGGTGCATTACGTCGACGACGAGGAGGTGATCGAGGTCGGCGAGCTGCTGATCTTCGTCAACCCCGAGTTCGTCCTCACCGTCCGCCACGGCCGCGGCCCGCTGACCGCCGTGCGCGAGCGGCTCGAACGCCGGCCCGACCTGCTCACGCACGGTCCGAGCGCCGTCCTCTACGGCATCCTCGACCGCGTCGTCGACGACTACGAGACGGCCGCGCAGCGCGTCGACACGGCGATCCAGGAGGTCGAGTCCGACCTCTTCTCGCCCGAGCGGACGAACCCGGCGGAGCGGATCTACATGCTCGAGCGCGAGGTGCTGGAGTTCCACCGCGCGGTCGTGCCGTTCGCGGCCGAGGTCGACCAGCTCGCGCGCGGCCACTTCGACGTCGTGCCGGACCAGCTGCGCGACTACTACCGCGACGTGCACGACCACCTGCGCCGCGTCGGCGGGCGCATCGGCGGCTTCCGCGAACTGCTGACGAGCGCGCTGCAGGCGAACCTCACGCAGGTCGCCGTGCGCCAGAACGAGGACATGCGCAAGATCTCCGCGTGGGTGGCGATCCTCGCCGTCCCGACGATGATCGCCGGCATCTACGGGATGAACTTCGAGCACATGCCGGAGCTGCGCTGGACGTTCGGCTACCCGCTCGTGCTCTGTGTCATCGCGACCGCCTGCACGCTGCTGTACCGCCGCTTCAAGCGCGACGGCTGGCTCTAG
- a CDS encoding aldose epimerase family protein — MTPPAVLERPSIAPPQPAPAPACSRTLAMHDDYEVVTLRSADGLEASFAPRVGMACCSLRLGGTELLGARHGLAAYASCGITMGLSLMHPWTNRLSAWRYTASGTTVRLPVSPLLHTDRWGLPLNGVQSSGHAWRVEDSGAGARSAWLEATLPFDRDRRQLALFPFPHRLHLRAEVSGRTLSIATEIEATGDVPVPVCFGYRVYVRRELPRAHAEIALPARRRVVTDRRLIPTGATEPRAAQTCRLDAGDELQEVFELGPERRLTVVADARQLTLESLAGFPLAQVRTLKAEPHVMLEAMTAEPDALSRDRFPVATAGRPYRAALRLAAGNLAPEQARCAA; from the coding sequence ATGACCCCTCCCGCCGTCCTCGAACGCCCGTCCATCGCGCCGCCGCAGCCGGCGCCGGCTCCCGCATGCAGCCGCACGCTCGCGATGCACGACGACTACGAAGTCGTGACGCTGCGCTCCGCCGACGGACTCGAAGCGAGCTTCGCGCCGCGCGTCGGCATGGCCTGCTGCTCGCTGCGGCTCGGCGGGACCGAGCTGCTCGGCGCGCGGCATGGGCTGGCCGCCTACGCCAGCTGCGGGATCACGATGGGCCTGTCGCTGATGCACCCGTGGACGAACCGGCTCTCAGCGTGGCGCTACACGGCGTCCGGCACGACCGTCCGCCTGCCGGTCTCGCCGCTGCTGCACACCGACCGCTGGGGGCTGCCGCTCAACGGCGTCCAGTCCAGCGGCCACGCCTGGAGGGTGGAGGACAGCGGCGCCGGCGCGCGCTCGGCGTGGCTGGAGGCGACGCTTCCGTTCGACCGCGACCGCCGTCAGCTGGCGCTGTTCCCGTTCCCCCATCGGCTCCACCTGCGCGCCGAGGTCTCCGGGCGGACGCTGTCGATCGCGACCGAGATCGAGGCCACCGGCGACGTGCCCGTCCCGGTCTGCTTCGGCTACCGCGTCTACGTGCGCCGCGAGCTTCCACGCGCGCACGCCGAGATCGCGCTGCCGGCGCGACGGCGGGTCGTGACCGACCGGCGGCTGATACCGACCGGCGCGACCGAGCCGCGCGCGGCCCAGACCTGCCGCCTCGACGCCGGCGACGAGCTGCAGGAGGTCTTCGAGCTCGGTCCCGAGCGGCGCCTGACGGTCGTCGCCGACGCGCGGCAGCTGACGCTCGAATCGCTCGCCGGCTTCCCGCTCGCGCAGGTCCGCACGCTGAAGGCCGAGCCGCACGTCATGCTGGAGGCGATGACCGCCGAGCCCGACGCGCTCAGCCGCGACCGCTTCCCCGTCGCGACGGCCGGGCGCCCGTACCGGGCGGCGCTGCGGCTCGCGGCCGGCAACCTCGCCCCCGAGCAGGCGCGGTGTGCGGCGTGA
- a CDS encoding SRPBCC family protein, whose translation MIDVVEQINATRREVGSRTLEAGEARASIITRTYDAAPDDVWDACTNPERIPRWFLPVSGELREGGSYALEGNASGTIERCDPPRSFAATWEYGGEVSWIELRLAPADEGGTRFELEHVAHVDDDRWDQFGPGAVGVGWDLGLMGLAEHLASGEAVDPAAAAAWAATEEGRRFMTLSSERWRDASVAAGTDAEAARAAAERTTAFYTGAEPAG comes from the coding sequence GTGATCGACGTCGTCGAGCAGATCAACGCCACCCGGCGCGAGGTCGGCAGCCGCACGCTGGAGGCCGGCGAGGCGCGTGCCTCGATCATCACCCGCACCTACGACGCGGCGCCGGACGACGTCTGGGACGCGTGCACGAACCCCGAGCGGATTCCGCGCTGGTTCCTGCCGGTCAGCGGAGAGCTGCGCGAGGGCGGCAGCTATGCGCTGGAGGGCAACGCGAGCGGGACGATCGAGCGCTGCGACCCGCCGCGCAGCTTCGCGGCGACGTGGGAGTACGGCGGCGAGGTCAGCTGGATCGAGCTGCGACTGGCCCCGGCGGACGAGGGGGGAACGCGCTTCGAGCTGGAGCACGTCGCGCACGTCGACGACGACCGCTGGGATCAGTTCGGCCCCGGTGCGGTCGGCGTCGGCTGGGACCTCGGCCTGATGGGCCTCGCGGAGCACCTGGCGTCGGGCGAAGCGGTCGATCCGGCCGCGGCGGCGGCGTGGGCGGCGACCGAGGAGGGGAGACGGTTCATGACGCTGAGCAGCGAGCGGTGGCGCGACGCAAGCGTCGCGGCCGGCACCGACGCGGAGGCCGCGCGGGCGGCGGCGGAGCGCACGACGGCGTTCTACACGGGTGCCGAGCCGGCCGGGTGA
- a CDS encoding TetR/AcrR family transcriptional regulator, with amino-acid sequence MAPPRKHSTDDILDAARALVLAEGPRAASVAAISQASGAPVGTLYHRFGNRDGVLAAAWLRALERFQAGALAAAAAHPADPVEAGVAMAVASLSFARDHPGDARLLLVVRRDDLLDGAGPGAGAGRGDGAGSGGGADAGRGGGAGPLREQLDAMNAPLHEAIVRIARALHGRADARALDGVTRAVVDLPTAVVRRHLRDDAADAAGAAAAGAAGPAPLPRWLAADVAADVRALLARGR; translated from the coding sequence GTGGCTCCACCGCGCAAGCACAGCACCGACGACATCCTCGACGCCGCCCGTGCGCTCGTGCTCGCGGAAGGCCCGCGCGCGGCGTCGGTGGCCGCGATCTCGCAGGCGAGCGGCGCTCCCGTCGGCACGCTCTACCACCGCTTCGGCAACCGCGACGGAGTCCTCGCCGCGGCCTGGCTGCGCGCTCTGGAGCGCTTCCAGGCGGGCGCGCTCGCGGCCGCCGCCGCGCATCCGGCGGACCCCGTCGAGGCCGGCGTCGCGATGGCCGTCGCGTCGCTGTCGTTCGCGCGCGATCACCCCGGCGACGCGCGCCTGCTGCTCGTCGTGCGCCGCGACGACCTGCTCGACGGCGCGGGCCCGGGCGCCGGCGCGGGACGGGGCGACGGCGCGGGGTCCGGCGGCGGCGCCGATGCCGGACGGGGCGGCGGCGCGGGCCCCCTGCGCGAGCAGCTCGACGCGATGAACGCCCCGCTGCACGAGGCGATCGTGCGGATCGCCCGCGCGCTCCACGGACGCGCCGACGCCCGCGCCCTCGACGGCGTCACCCGCGCCGTCGTCGACCTCCCGACGGCCGTCGTCCGCCGCCACCTGCGCGACGACGCCGCCGACGCGGCCGGCGCCGCCGCAGCGGGTGCGGCCGGCCCCGCGCCGCTCCCGCGCTGGCTCGCCGCCGACGTCGCCGCCGACGTCCGCGCGCTGCTCGCGCGCGGGAGGTGA
- a CDS encoding NAD-dependent epimerase/dehydratase family protein: MRIVVTGSAGHLGEALVRVLRGAGHEVVGLDLLPSPHTEAVGSIAERPFVQRWVDGADAVVHAATLHKPHVGSHTRQAFVDTNVTGTLNLLEAAVAAGVGRFLHTSTTSAFGRALTPPPGAPAAWIDEDVPHVVRNVYGATKTAAEDLCELVHRDHGLPVAILRTSRFFPEPDDRDDVRAVYTDDNLKVNELLYRRCDVEDVASAHLAALERVPALGFGRWVVTATTPFTRADLAELRADAPAVVRRLFPGYEEIYAARGWTMLPSIERVYVNERARTELGWSPRYDFGHALDLLRAGEEPRSALARSVGAKGYHAVSTGVYTVRDQPSPRVSS, encoded by the coding sequence ATGCGGATCGTCGTCACCGGCAGCGCCGGCCATCTCGGGGAGGCGCTCGTGCGCGTGCTGCGCGGCGCGGGCCACGAGGTCGTCGGGCTCGACCTGCTCCCCTCTCCCCACACCGAGGCGGTCGGATCGATCGCCGAGCGCCCGTTCGTGCAGCGCTGGGTCGACGGCGCCGACGCCGTCGTCCACGCCGCGACGCTGCACAAGCCGCACGTCGGCTCGCACACGCGGCAGGCGTTCGTCGACACGAACGTGACGGGAACGCTCAACCTGCTCGAAGCGGCGGTCGCGGCCGGCGTCGGCCGCTTCCTCCACACGAGCACGACGAGCGCGTTCGGGCGTGCGCTGACACCGCCGCCGGGCGCTCCCGCGGCGTGGATCGACGAGGACGTGCCGCATGTCGTGCGCAACGTCTACGGGGCGACGAAGACGGCGGCGGAGGACCTCTGCGAGCTGGTCCACCGCGACCACGGGCTGCCGGTCGCGATCCTGCGCACGTCGCGCTTCTTCCCCGAGCCCGACGACCGCGACGACGTGCGCGCGGTGTACACCGACGACAACCTCAAGGTCAACGAGCTGCTGTACCGCCGCTGTGACGTCGAGGACGTCGCGTCCGCTCACCTCGCCGCGCTGGAGCGCGTGCCGGCGCTCGGCTTCGGCCGCTGGGTCGTGACCGCGACGACGCCGTTCACACGCGCGGACCTCGCCGAGCTGCGCGCCGACGCCCCCGCGGTCGTGCGGCGGCTGTTCCCCGGCTACGAGGAGATCTACGCCGCGCGCGGCTGGACGATGCTGCCGAGCATCGAGCGCGTCTACGTCAACGAGCGCGCACGGACAGAGCTGGGCTGGTCGCCCCGCTACGACTTCGGTCACGCGCTCGACCTGCTGCGCGCCGGCGAGGAGCCGCGCAGCGCGCTCGCACGGTCGGTCGGCGCGAAGGGCTACCACGCCGTCTCGACCGGGGTGTACACGGTCCGCGACCAGCCGTCGCCGCGCGTATCGTCCTGA
- a CDS encoding flavin-containing monooxygenase produces the protein MPTEHLDVLIVGAGLSGIGAGCHLRAESPGKSFAILEGRERSGGTWDLFRYPGIRSDSDMFTLGYAFKPWEEAKAIADGPSILRYIRDTARDHGVEERIRYGHRVVRAEWSSPESRWTVEAVRADSGETVRLTCSFLFGCTGYYRYDEGYTPAFAGTERFGGEIVHPQHWPEQLDYAGKRVVVIGSGATAVTLLPAMAEHAAHVTMLQRSPSYVLSLPARDPIADVVRRVLPAKAAYPLVRWKNVLLSTLVFQLSRRTPNFVKKVIRKGVQKQLPPGYDVDTHFAPRYDPWDQRLCLVPDGDLFKAIRRGDASIVTDGIETFTERGIRLASGAELEADVIVTATGLNLLLLGGMSIAVDGRDVDLSTTVGYKGMMFSGVPNLAVTIGYTNASWTLKGDLVAEYVCRLVNHMDEHAYTQVTPLAPDPSLPTEPFIDLKSGYVLRSIEQLPKQGPRAPWRLHQNYARDVAMMKYGSLEDDAIAFSQAPAVAAPAAPLAA, from the coding sequence ATGCCGACCGAACATCTCGACGTGCTGATCGTCGGCGCCGGCCTGTCCGGCATCGGCGCCGGGTGCCACCTGCGGGCCGAGTCGCCCGGGAAGTCGTTCGCGATCCTCGAAGGGCGCGAACGCAGCGGAGGGACGTGGGACCTGTTCCGCTACCCGGGGATCCGCTCGGACTCGGACATGTTCACGCTGGGCTACGCGTTCAAGCCGTGGGAGGAGGCGAAGGCGATCGCCGACGGGCCGTCGATCCTGCGCTACATCCGCGACACCGCGCGCGATCACGGCGTCGAGGAGCGGATCCGCTACGGCCACCGCGTGGTGCGCGCGGAGTGGTCCTCGCCGGAGTCGCGCTGGACGGTCGAGGCGGTCCGCGCCGACAGCGGCGAGACGGTGCGCCTGACGTGCAGCTTCCTCTTCGGCTGCACCGGCTACTACCGCTATGACGAGGGCTACACGCCCGCGTTCGCGGGGACCGAGCGGTTCGGCGGCGAGATCGTCCACCCGCAGCACTGGCCCGAGCAGCTCGACTACGCCGGCAAGCGCGTCGTCGTGATCGGCAGCGGCGCGACCGCCGTGACATTGCTGCCGGCGATGGCGGAGCACGCCGCGCACGTGACGATGCTGCAACGCTCGCCGAGCTACGTCCTGTCGCTGCCCGCCCGCGACCCGATCGCCGACGTCGTCCGGCGCGTGCTGCCGGCGAAGGCGGCGTACCCGCTCGTGCGCTGGAAGAACGTCCTGCTCAGCACGCTCGTCTTCCAGCTCAGCCGGCGCACGCCGAACTTCGTCAAGAAGGTGATCCGCAAGGGCGTGCAGAAGCAGCTGCCGCCGGGCTACGACGTCGACACGCACTTCGCGCCGCGCTACGACCCGTGGGACCAGCGCCTCTGCCTCGTGCCCGACGGCGACCTCTTCAAGGCGATCCGCCGCGGCGACGCCTCGATCGTCACCGACGGGATCGAGACGTTCACCGAGAGAGGGATCAGACTCGCCTCCGGCGCCGAGCTGGAGGCCGACGTGATCGTTACCGCGACCGGCCTGAACCTGCTGCTGCTGGGCGGCATGTCGATCGCCGTCGACGGCCGCGACGTCGACCTCTCCACGACGGTCGGGTACAAGGGCATGATGTTCAGCGGAGTGCCGAACCTGGCCGTCACGATCGGCTACACGAACGCCTCCTGGACGCTGAAGGGCGACCTCGTGGCGGAGTACGTCTGCCGGCTCGTGAACCACATGGACGAGCACGCCTACACGCAGGTGACGCCGCTCGCGCCGGACCCCTCGCTGCCGACCGAGCCGTTCATCGACCTGAAGTCGGGCTACGTGCTGCGCTCGATCGAACAGCTGCCGAAGCAGGGGCCGCGCGCGCCGTGGCGCCTGCACCAGAACTACGCGCGCGACGTGGCGATGATGAAGTACGGCTCGCTGGAGGACGACGCGATCGCGTTCTCGCAGGCGCCGGCGGTGGCCGCGCCGGCCGCGCCGCTGGCGGCCTGA
- a CDS encoding MFS transporter, whose amino-acid sequence MDTDTTRARRWVLALAALASCMVALDTLVVTTALTTIQRDLDASIASLEWTVNAYNLSFAVLLMTAAALGDRLGRRRMFAVGLGLFTAASAACALAPGIGWLIAARAVQGAGAALVTTLALALVTRAFPPERRGAALGVFFGATGLAVASGPLVGGALAEGIAWQWIFWLNVPIGLLTIPLALRRIDESFGPDTGLDVPGLALVTGGAFGLVWGLVRGNAAGWASTEVLAALLGGALLLAAFVVWEHRAREPMVPLAFFRSRAFSAGNASIFFAIASLFGAVFFFAQFLQVGLGHSPFDAGLRLLPWTGTLFVVAPIAGALVDRFGERPFMVAGLTLQAVGMAWIAQVAEPGVAYVALVPPLVIAGCGVSMTFPAAQNSVVSAVPPEAIGKAAGVNSTMRELGGVFGVAIAVAVFAGAAGPGAGYASPQAFTDGFGPAITASALLAAAGALAGLGLPGRRRAPERDAVAVEA is encoded by the coding sequence ATGGACACCGACACGACCCGGGCGCGGCGCTGGGTGCTCGCGCTCGCCGCGCTCGCATCCTGCATGGTCGCGCTCGACACCCTCGTCGTGACGACCGCGCTGACGACGATCCAACGCGACCTCGACGCCTCGATCGCGTCGCTGGAATGGACGGTCAACGCGTACAACCTCAGCTTCGCGGTCCTGCTGATGACGGCCGCGGCGCTCGGCGACCGGCTCGGCCGCAGGCGGATGTTCGCCGTGGGGCTCGGCCTCTTCACGGCCGCGTCGGCCGCCTGCGCGCTCGCGCCCGGGATCGGCTGGCTGATCGCCGCGCGCGCCGTCCAGGGCGCCGGCGCCGCGCTCGTCACGACGCTCGCGCTCGCGCTCGTGACGCGCGCCTTCCCGCCCGAGCGCCGCGGCGCCGCGCTCGGCGTCTTCTTCGGCGCGACCGGGCTCGCCGTCGCCAGCGGCCCGCTCGTCGGCGGCGCGCTTGCGGAGGGGATCGCGTGGCAGTGGATCTTCTGGCTCAACGTCCCGATCGGACTGCTGACGATCCCACTGGCGCTGCGCAGGATCGACGAGAGCTTCGGGCCCGACACCGGCCTCGACGTGCCCGGCCTCGCGCTCGTGACGGGCGGCGCATTCGGGCTCGTGTGGGGCCTGGTGCGCGGCAACGCGGCCGGCTGGGCGAGCACCGAGGTGCTCGCGGCGCTGCTCGGCGGCGCGCTGCTGCTCGCCGCGTTCGTCGTCTGGGAGCACCGCGCCCGCGAGCCGATGGTGCCGCTCGCGTTCTTCCGCTCGCGCGCGTTCTCGGCCGGCAACGCGTCGATCTTCTTCGCGATCGCCTCGCTGTTCGGCGCCGTCTTCTTCTTCGCGCAGTTCCTCCAGGTCGGGCTCGGCCACAGCCCCTTCGACGCCGGTCTGCGACTGCTGCCCTGGACCGGCACGCTGTTCGTCGTCGCGCCGATCGCGGGAGCGCTCGTCGACCGCTTCGGCGAGCGGCCGTTCATGGTCGCCGGCCTGACGCTGCAGGCGGTCGGGATGGCGTGGATCGCGCAGGTCGCGGAACCCGGGGTCGCCTACGTCGCGCTCGTCCCGCCGCTCGTGATCGCCGGCTGCGGCGTCTCGATGACGTTCCCGGCCGCGCAGAACTCGGTCGTCAGCGCGGTGCCGCCGGAAGCGATCGGCAAGGCGGCCGGCGTCAACAGCACGATGCGCGAGCTGGGCGGCGTGTTCGGCGTCGCGATCGCCGTGGCGGTCTTCGCCGGCGCCGCCGGGCCCGGTGCCGGCTACGCGTCCCCGCAGGCGTTCACGGACGGCTTCGGCCCCGCGATCACGGCCTCGGCCCTGCTCGCCGCGGCCGGCGCCCTCGCCGGCCTCGGCCTCCCCGGCCGCCGCCGCGCGCCCGAGCGGGACGCCGTCGCGGTCGAGGCATGA
- a CDS encoding aldo/keto reductase, with translation MRYRLLGRSGLRVSELSLGAMLFGSAATREQAAAIVARYAEAGGNFIDTANRYAGGESERIVGDLIRPDRDRWVLATKYVLSTDHADPNAGGAHRKSMRRALDASLRRLGTDYVDLYWMHVWDAFTPVEEVVRALDDLVRAGKVLAIGISDTPSWLVARAVTLAEERGLTPFCAVQVPYSLVERSVERELLPMARALDLAVTGWAPLGGGRLTGRYGTDRPRPADGRWAGRELSAHDLAVADALNAVAEARGAGASQVALAWLRAQQHRAVTIPIVGARTEAQLADALAAVELELTPAELEQLDVTSRIEPGFPGDFGGGGLPHGALLDRVDDHRGTIDPLI, from the coding sequence CTGCGCTACCGGCTGTTGGGCCGCAGCGGCCTGCGGGTCTCGGAGCTGAGCCTCGGGGCGATGCTGTTCGGCAGCGCCGCGACGCGCGAGCAGGCGGCGGCGATCGTCGCGCGCTACGCCGAGGCGGGCGGCAACTTCATCGACACCGCCAACCGCTACGCGGGCGGCGAGAGCGAGCGCATCGTCGGTGACCTGATCCGCCCCGACCGCGACCGCTGGGTGCTGGCGACCAAGTACGTGCTCAGCACCGACCACGCCGACCCCAACGCGGGCGGCGCGCACCGCAAGAGCATGCGCCGCGCGCTCGACGCGAGCCTCAGACGGCTCGGCACCGACTACGTCGACCTCTACTGGATGCACGTGTGGGACGCGTTCACCCCCGTCGAGGAGGTCGTCCGTGCGCTCGACGACCTCGTGCGCGCGGGCAAGGTCCTCGCGATCGGGATCTCCGACACGCCCAGCTGGCTCGTCGCCCGCGCCGTGACGCTCGCGGAGGAGCGCGGGCTGACACCATTCTGCGCGGTCCAGGTGCCGTACAGCCTCGTCGAGCGCAGCGTTGAGCGAGAGCTGCTGCCGATGGCGCGCGCGCTCGACCTCGCCGTCACCGGCTGGGCGCCGCTCGGCGGCGGACGACTGACCGGGCGCTACGGCACCGACCGCCCGCGTCCCGCCGACGGCCGCTGGGCGGGCCGCGAGCTGTCCGCGCACGACCTCGCGGTCGCGGACGCGCTCAACGCAGTCGCCGAGGCGCGCGGCGCCGGCGCCAGCCAGGTCGCGCTCGCGTGGCTGCGCGCGCAGCAGCACCGCGCGGTGACGATCCCGATCGTCGGCGCGCGCACGGAGGCGCAGCTCGCCGACGCGCTCGCGGCGGTCGAGCTGGAGCTGACGCCGGCCGAGCTGGAACAGCTCGACGTGACCAGCCGGATCGAGCCCGGCTTCCCTGGCGACTTCGGCGGCGGCGGCCTCCCCCACGGCGCGCTGCTCGACCGCGTCGACGACCACCGCGGGACGATCGACCCGCTGATCTGA
- a CDS encoding ArsR/SmtB family transcription factor, with product MHAFDVLGDPVRRRILELLVDGELTSGAVCAVIQGEFGISQPAVSQHLRVLREHGFATVRPDGARRLYAVSAEPLRDVDAWLDRFRAFWTPHLDALATELARGRRERRLDGERRLAEARAEDQSRPDERSAT from the coding sequence GTGCACGCGTTCGACGTCCTCGGCGATCCGGTGCGGCGCCGGATCCTGGAGCTGCTCGTCGACGGCGAGCTGACCTCCGGGGCGGTCTGCGCCGTCATCCAGGGGGAGTTCGGGATCTCGCAGCCGGCGGTCTCGCAGCACCTGCGGGTGCTGCGAGAGCACGGCTTCGCGACCGTGCGGCCGGACGGCGCGCGGCGGCTCTACGCCGTCAGCGCCGAGCCGCTGCGGGACGTCGACGCGTGGCTGGACCGCTTCCGCGCGTTCTGGACGCCGCATCTCGACGCGCTCGCGACCGAGCTGGCGCGCGGCAGGCGCGAGCGCCGCCTGGACGGCGAGCGCCGCCTGGCCGAAGCGCGCGCGGAGGACCAATCGAGACCCGACGAGAGGAGCGCGACGTGA